The following are encoded together in the Drosophila biarmipes strain raj3 chromosome 3L, RU_DBia_V1.1, whole genome shotgun sequence genome:
- the LOC108034848 gene encoding synaptic vesicle glycoprotein 2B, protein MPSMDVDTALLTMGYGCGQVIIFIVSFFIYMYAVSESMSAGYLVILTSCDFSTSRGEKTLLANSLLGGMVASGLFVGLLADRYGRKFMIRVGLIGGLGFSMISAFMPDLYSLSVMRMIVGIFLSGVASLQVGFLTEFHAPKWRPLAVSLCAQSQSAALIYCPLMGMSILPHNFSVTLSSSYDMRAWRFLMFLIEIPGWIALLGISLVPETPHFLMSVKREEKAIASLQWICRMNRKKWEDFDISITEVPRATIIREGFWKNLWDESIRLFQPPYVGKFFLCLMLIFGIFFVSIGLGIWFPVIRNMDNSGQHRFCELINNNPTLMKREPEVVNGTETGPPPCNDVMSNFIDPIYYGLTYMSCYILSSLLLQCMPRKFVIALHILIAFVLGCSLNALREPTLVLIFFTLMMVLPGVLIPLSTSVLIDCMPTHLRGKAICMVRSLARFGGVLGSTTIGMLIRVTCDVTLNVFNLVLAICVVLAIFQPKGLKPS, encoded by the exons ATGCCGTCAATGGATGTGGACACCGCCCTCCTAACCATGG GTTACGGGTGCGGTCAGGTGATAATCTTCATCGTGAGCTTCTTTATCTACATGTACGCGGTGTCGGAGTCCATGAGTGCTGGCTATCTCGTGATCCTGACGTCCTGCGACTTCTCTACCTCACGAGGTGAGAAGACCCTGTTGGCCAATTCGCTTCTTGGTGGAATGGTGGCCTCCGGATTGTTCGTTGGCCTCCTGGCGGACCGGTATGGCAGGAAGTTTATGATCCGGGTAGGTTTAATCGGAGGACTAGGCTTTTCGATGATCTCCGCCTTCATGCCGGACCTCTATTCGCTGTCGGTGATGCGGATGATTGTGGGAATCTT CCTCTCCGGAGTGGCCTCCCTGCAGGTGGGCTTCCTCACGGAGTTCCATGCGCCCAAGTGGCGACCCTTGGCCGTCAGCCTGTGCGCCCAATCGCAGAGCGCTGCTCTGATCTACTGCCCACTGATGGGCATGAGCATCCTGCCCCACAACTTCAGTGTGACCCTCAGCAGCAGCTACGACATGCGCGCCTGGCGATTCCTAATGTTCCTCATCGAGATCCCTGGCTGGATAGCTCTGTTGGGTATCAGTTTGGTGCCGGAGACCCCGCACTTTCTCATGTCCGTCAAGCGTGAGGAGAAGGCCATTGCGTCACTGCAGTGGATTTGCCGGATGAACAGGAAAAAGTGGGAGGACTTCGACATATCGATCACAGAAGTTCCCAGGGCCACGATCATTAGGGAGGGTTTCTGGAAGAACTTGTGGGACGAGAGTATACGGCTCTTCCAGCCGCCCTACGTCGGCAAATTTTTCCTCTGTCTCATGCTTATCTTTGGGATATTCTTTGT ATCCATTGGATTGGGCATCTGGTTTCCGGTTATCCGCAACATGGACAACTCGGGCCAGCACCGATTTTGCGAGCTCATCAATAACAACCCCACCTTGATGAAGCGTGAGCCAGAGGTGGTCAACGGCACGGAGACGGGGCCGCCGCCTTGCAACGACGTGATGAGCAACTTCATCGACCCCATCTACTATGGCCTGACCTATATGAGCTGCTACATTCTGTCCTCGCTGTTGTTGCAGTGCATGCCGAGAAAGTTCGTGATTGCCTTGCACATCCTGATTGCTTTCGTCCTGGGCTGCTCACTCAACGCCCTCAGGGAGCCGACCCTGGTGCTGATCTTCTTCACGCTCATGATGGTCCTGCCCGGTGTCCTCATCCCGTTGTCCACCTCGGTGCTGATAGACTGCATGCCCACCCACTTGCGAGGCAAGGCCATCTGCATGGTGCGATCCCTGGCGCGTTTTGGAGGTGTCTTGGGCAGCACCACGATTGGAATGCTCATAAGGGTCACCTGCGATGTAACCTTGAACGTTTTCAATCTCGTTTTGGCAA TTTGCGTTGTTTTGGCTATCTTTCAACCCAAAGGACTAAAGCCTTCGTAA
- the LOC108034849 gene encoding synaptic vesicle 2-related protein isoform X1: protein MSDIDDVFAVLGFGKMQFIVLFCCLVLQIWITNEQLGIGVVIAGATCELEIHDQRLAWLMAGNFSAQMISCFLWGQMSDVYGRRSVILTTAIGSNILSILSAFMPEYWSFLSLRMLAGFFLSASVVCCLTYLSEFTKISLRPRVLTIMSYAIGMSLIYVPSLAGAVLPLQGKPSGWRILLLCNQVPGLIGIITLIFLPESPKYYLSVGNQEKAMRVMERVCRMNKGKNVTLESLGVVSLTQPRLRHMSRPFDPCHDIKTLMTKYVKFMCIFSFVFFALSGLAFSLPIWMLRIRVLTSHLTEHQTICDHLKGRTTSPSSGCYLSYREMEDPLIHGLVVLLLFIVTSLLLICLNRRVVILLYVAIAIMGCVILNFMKHPTLILISFFAIIDPPMCTIRLTSSLLIDFLPTHLRGKAFAITTMMGRCGVLMTSLYVGYTLSHACYVTFNVFILVLLVCGILVYLLPAEYRNDSFTSG, encoded by the exons ATGAGTGACATTGATGACGTGTTTGCCGTACTGG GTTTTGGCAAAATGcagtttattgttttattctgCTGCCTTGTGCTGCAGATATGGATAACCAACGAGCAGCTGGGCATCGGGGTGGTGATTGCTGGGGCAACCTGTGAGCTGGAAATCCACGACCAGAGACTGGCCTGGCTGATGGCGGGAAACTTCTCCGCCCAGATGATCTCCTGTTTTTTATGGGGCCAGATGTCGGATGTTTACGGAAGACGCAGTGTGATATTGACCACGGCAATCGGCTCAAACATATTGTCCATTCTGTCGGCCTTTATGCCCGAATACTGGTCATTCTTAAGTCTGCGAATGCTGGCGGGTTTCTT TCTCTCGGCCTCCGTGGTCTGTTGTCTGACCTACTTGAGTGAATTCACCAAGATTTCCCTGCGGCCCAGAGTGCTGACCATTATGAGCTATGCCATTGGCATGAGCCTAATCTATGTGCCGT CTCTGGCTGGAGCCGTGTTGCCTCTGCAGGGCAAGCCCAGTGGCTGGCGCATCCTGCTGCTGTGCAACCAAGTGCCTGGCCTCATTGGAATCATTACTCTGATCTTCCTGCCCGAGAGTCCCAAGTATTACCTGTCGGTGGGCAACCAGGAGAAGGCCATGAGGGTCATGGAGAGGGTCTGTCGGATGAACAAGGGCAAGAATGTCACCCTGGAGAGCTTGGGTGTGGTCTCGCTCACCCAACCTCGCCTGCGCCACAT GTCAAGGCCTTTCGACCCGTGCCACGATATCAAGACTCTTATGACCAAATATGTCAAATTCATGTGTATTTTTAGTTTCGTCTTCTTTGCCCTGTCTGGCCT aGCCTTCTCTCTGCCCATTTGGATGCTGCGAATAAGAGTTCTCACGAGTCATCTCACCGAGCACCAGACGATTTGTGATCACCTGAAGGGTAGAACTACAAGTCCAAGTAGCGGT TGCTACCTGAGTTATAGGGAAATGGAGGATCCCCTTATCCATGGCCTCGTCGTCCTGCTCCTCTTCATAGTAACCAGCCTTCTTTTGATTTGTCTCAATCGTCGAGTGGTCATCCTACTCTATGTGGCCATTGCGATCATGGGCTGTGTGATCTTGAACTTTATGAAGCATCCCACCCTGATACTCATAAGTTTTTTCGCCATCATAGATCCACCTATGTGCACCATCAGGCTGACAAGCTCCCTGCTCATAGATTTTCTACCCACTCATCTTAG GGGTAAGGCCTTTGCCATTACCACTATGATGGGTCGTTGTGGTGTTTTAATGACCAGCTTGTATGTTGGCTATACCTTATCGCACGCCTGCTATGTAACCTTCAATGTTTTTATTCTGGTGCTCCTGG TCTGTGGCATCCTCGTGTACTTGTTACCCGCAGAATACAGAAATGATAGTTTTACATCGGGATGA
- the LOC108034849 gene encoding synaptic vesicle 2-related protein isoform X2, whose product MSDIDDVFAVLGFGKMQFIVLFCCLVLQIWITNEQLGIGVVIAGATCELEIHDQRLAWLMAGNFSAQMISCFLWGQMSDVYGRRSVILTTAIGSNILSILSAFMPEYWSFLSLRMLAGFFLSASVVCCLTYLSEFTKISLRPRVLTIMSYAIGMSLIYVPSLAGAVLPLQGKPSGWRILLLCNQVPGLIGIITLIFLPESPKYYLSVGNQEKAMRVMERVCRMNKGKNVTLESLGVVSLTQPRLRHMSRPFDPCHDIKTLMTKYVKFMCIFSFVFFALSGLAFSLPIWMLRIRVLTSHLTEHQTICDHLKGRTTSPSSVLPEL is encoded by the exons ATGAGTGACATTGATGACGTGTTTGCCGTACTGG GTTTTGGCAAAATGcagtttattgttttattctgCTGCCTTGTGCTGCAGATATGGATAACCAACGAGCAGCTGGGCATCGGGGTGGTGATTGCTGGGGCAACCTGTGAGCTGGAAATCCACGACCAGAGACTGGCCTGGCTGATGGCGGGAAACTTCTCCGCCCAGATGATCTCCTGTTTTTTATGGGGCCAGATGTCGGATGTTTACGGAAGACGCAGTGTGATATTGACCACGGCAATCGGCTCAAACATATTGTCCATTCTGTCGGCCTTTATGCCCGAATACTGGTCATTCTTAAGTCTGCGAATGCTGGCGGGTTTCTT TCTCTCGGCCTCCGTGGTCTGTTGTCTGACCTACTTGAGTGAATTCACCAAGATTTCCCTGCGGCCCAGAGTGCTGACCATTATGAGCTATGCCATTGGCATGAGCCTAATCTATGTGCCGT CTCTGGCTGGAGCCGTGTTGCCTCTGCAGGGCAAGCCCAGTGGCTGGCGCATCCTGCTGCTGTGCAACCAAGTGCCTGGCCTCATTGGAATCATTACTCTGATCTTCCTGCCCGAGAGTCCCAAGTATTACCTGTCGGTGGGCAACCAGGAGAAGGCCATGAGGGTCATGGAGAGGGTCTGTCGGATGAACAAGGGCAAGAATGTCACCCTGGAGAGCTTGGGTGTGGTCTCGCTCACCCAACCTCGCCTGCGCCACAT GTCAAGGCCTTTCGACCCGTGCCACGATATCAAGACTCTTATGACCAAATATGTCAAATTCATGTGTATTTTTAGTTTCGTCTTCTTTGCCCTGTCTGGCCT aGCCTTCTCTCTGCCCATTTGGATGCTGCGAATAAGAGTTCTCACGAGTCATCTCACCGAGCACCAGACGATTTGTGATCACCTGAAGGGTAGAACTACAAGTCCAAGTAGCG TGCTACCTGAGTTATAG